In Quercus robur chromosome 10, dhQueRobu3.1, whole genome shotgun sequence, a genomic segment contains:
- the LOC126703314 gene encoding uncharacterized protein LOC126703314, with product MNHPGETEYMPVDTTWAVINQTRRRRPQVSLEEFSFLEKICRKTTPEERTWAKLVNPRTIHWYCDGPEPTQEAIRYDERVHKQMDDAKRRALIKSQAVKKRESGEVVPKVSASAPKRKPTSKSDRPFKQPKVSLEPVVGLMAEGVKTVTPAKKGTGKGLMTAPEGKQERPPSLLRDDSKYALEKLSSIITAEDYEDLGNHSTEAMGETGLFSVAQSLVMMKGLLDRCLNRESTLDRVRAKAQQTEEELGQLQRWRSKMEKKLELSEQARKELEEKTATSLTVIENKEAEIKQLKEDLRQAKVAAVEEYRCSESCLSELSDSFLQGFDDSLRQVKKAYPELDLTMVKLEDQAQTSALPVASENTEDLFGDGAAQGDGESAPSKDVPVAEEKKD from the exons atgaaccatccaggggagacggagtacatgcccgtcgacacaacttgggcagtAATAAATCAGACAC gtagacggcgcccacaagtcagccttgaggagtttagtttccttgaaaagatttgcaggaaaactacgccggaggaaaggacttgggctaagttggtgaacccaaggaccatacattggtactgtgacggtcctgagcccacccaagaagCAATTAGATACGACGAACGAGTTCATAAAC agatggatgacgcaaaaaggagagctttgatcaaatcccaagccgtcaagaagagggaatccggcgaggtgGTTCCTAAGGTGTCGGCTTCAGCACCTAAGAGGAAACCAACATCAAAATCTGACCGTCCGTTTAAGCAACCAAAAGTCTCCCTTGAGCCCGTGGTTGGTTTGATGGCAGAGGGTGtcaagaccgtcaccccagctaAGAAGGGGACGGGTAAAGGACTGATGACGGCCCCAGagggtaagcaagagagacctccttcccttctccgtgatgactccaagtatgcattggagaagctgtcgtccatcatcacggcagaagactatgaagacctgggaaaccattcgacggaggccatgggggagacgggcctcttctccgtcgctcag tccttggtcatgatgaagggactacttgaccggtgtctcaaccgtgagagtaccttggaccgggtgcgcgcgaaggcgcagcagacggaggaagagctcggacaactTCAGAGATGGAggtccaagatggagaagaagctggagctttctgagcaggcgaggaaggagctggaggagaagacggccACTTCGCTGACGGTCATAGAGAATAAAGAGGCTGAGATCAAACAACTGAAAGAAGATCTCCGTCAGGCTAAAGTGGCAGCCGTCGAGGAATACCGATGCTCGGAGTCCTGTTTGAGTGAGCTGTCGGACTCCTTCCTCCAAGGCTTCGATGATTCcctccgtcaagtcaagaaggcttatccagagctggacttgacaatggtcaaacttgaggaccaagcccagacttctgccctccccgtcgcctccgaaAACACGGAGGACCTTTTTGGCGACGGTGCTGCTCAAGGAGACGGAGAGTCCGccccgtcgaaggatgtcccagttgctgaagaaaagaaagattga